A genome region from Ralstonia solanacearum K60 includes the following:
- a CDS encoding head-tail connector protein encodes MIEISEIREQLRIEPEETSDALLQRYLRAALRHIERRTNRKLYPAGETLPADAPDNALQLDDDLVLAALLLIGHFDENRSDSTAAAIRSIPMGATALTEPYRWFYDS; translated from the coding sequence ATGATCGAGATTTCCGAGATCCGCGAGCAACTGCGCATCGAGCCGGAAGAAACGAGCGATGCGCTGCTGCAGCGCTACCTGCGTGCGGCGCTGCGCCATATCGAAAGACGGACCAATCGCAAGCTCTATCCGGCCGGCGAAACGCTGCCGGCGGATGCGCCGGACAACGCGCTCCAACTGGACGACGACCTGGTGCTGGCGGCTCTGCTGCTGATCGGTCATTTCGACGAAAACCGCTCGGACAGTACAGCCGCCGCGATTCGGTCGATTCCGATGGGCGCGACCGCGCTGACCGAGCCCTATCGGTGGTTCTACGATTCGTAG
- a CDS encoding phage head closure protein: MQRGKYNRRIVLQRREKGRAPSGQPVDAWVDVARPWARVLGQNGREFIASDRETAEREASLRIRYRTDVTAAWRVIFRDQPCDIKAVLPDEERRQYVDLVVTVGASEG, encoded by the coding sequence ATGCAGCGAGGCAAATACAACCGGCGCATTGTGCTGCAGCGCCGGGAGAAAGGGCGTGCGCCGTCCGGGCAACCCGTTGACGCCTGGGTGGACGTGGCCAGGCCCTGGGCACGCGTCCTGGGCCAGAACGGCAGGGAGTTCATCGCATCGGATCGCGAGACGGCCGAGCGCGAGGCGAGCCTGCGCATCCGGTACCGGACCGACGTGACGGCAGCCTGGCGCGTGATCTTTCGCGACCAGCCGTGCGACATCAAGGCCGTGCTGCCCGACGAAGAGCGGCGCCAGTATGTCGATCTGGTTGTCACGGTCGGCGCGAGCGAGGGGTAA
- a CDS encoding DUF3168 domain-containing protein translates to MTVEADIRRVVAPFVDDRVFPDEAPLDTPLPYVTYQQIGGLPFTFLDGLPDMRNGRFQFNLWAATRDEASGLMRAIADALELDPVLQATPLGELAGTVERITKLRGAQQDFSIWFAR, encoded by the coding sequence ATGACAGTTGAGGCCGACATCCGCCGGGTCGTCGCGCCGTTCGTCGACGATCGCGTTTTCCCCGACGAGGCGCCGCTCGACACGCCGCTGCCCTACGTGACCTACCAGCAGATCGGCGGCTTGCCCTTCACGTTCCTCGACGGCCTGCCCGACATGAGAAACGGCCGCTTTCAATTCAACCTCTGGGCGGCCACGCGCGACGAGGCGAGCGGCCTGATGCGCGCAATCGCCGACGCGCTGGAGCTCGACCCCGTGCTGCAGGCGACCCCGCTGGGTGAGCTGGCCGGCACGGTCGAGCGGATCACCAAGCTGCGCGGTGCCCAGCAGGATTTTTCGATCTGGTTTGCGCGGTAG
- a CDS encoding phage tail protein has translation MSVRLPNGTTFAIAASYGPTKAFTAATNAKPAKLSSVAHGFAKGVVLEVSSGWARLDGRVARADAVTVDAFALEGIDTTNTDIYPAGTGIGSVRPVLTFQQISQVLQSAASGGDQQFYNYSFLEDTGDEKQIPTIRSARSYTLTIADDPTLAHYALLEAADEDREPRVVQMKLPSGAPIYFSAYVSFSKVPTTTKNEAMALTVTLSLTGEVTRYTAGA, from the coding sequence ATGTCTGTACGTCTACCCAACGGCACGACGTTCGCTATTGCGGCCAGCTATGGCCCGACCAAGGCGTTCACGGCGGCCACCAATGCGAAGCCCGCGAAGCTGTCGAGCGTCGCGCACGGCTTCGCCAAAGGCGTCGTCCTCGAAGTTTCCTCCGGCTGGGCTCGCCTGGACGGGCGCGTCGCGCGCGCGGATGCCGTCACGGTCGACGCCTTCGCACTCGAGGGCATCGACACCACGAACACCGACATCTATCCCGCGGGCACGGGCATCGGCTCCGTGCGTCCGGTGCTGACTTTTCAGCAAATCTCGCAGGTGCTGCAGTCGGCGGCATCGGGCGGTGACCAGCAGTTCTACAACTACTCGTTCCTGGAGGACACGGGCGACGAGAAGCAAATCCCGACGATCCGCAGCGCACGCTCGTACACGCTGACGATCGCCGACGACCCGACCCTCGCGCACTATGCGCTGCTGGAAGCGGCCGACGAGGATCGCGAGCCGCGTGTCGTGCAGATGAAGCTGCCCAGCGGCGCACCGATCTACTTCAGCGCCTATGTCTCGTTCTCGAAGGTGCCGACCACGACCAAGAACGAGGCCATGGCCCTCACCGTCACGCTGTCCCTCACGGGCGAGGTGACTCGATACACAGCAGGAGCCTAA
- a CDS encoding phage tail assembly chaperone, producing the protein MFSINPKPTFAAEVAIPVAGGGAEKLQLVFKHKRRDDVREFFARASEGADGESDADVLLEIVEGWRDVDAPFSREALDQLVQNYPAAPRAIFDTYLAELTGQRRGN; encoded by the coding sequence ATGTTCAGCATCAATCCGAAACCCACTTTCGCGGCTGAGGTCGCTATCCCCGTGGCCGGCGGCGGCGCCGAAAAGCTGCAGTTGGTGTTCAAGCACAAGCGGCGTGATGACGTGAGGGAGTTTTTCGCACGGGCGAGCGAGGGCGCCGATGGTGAATCCGATGCCGACGTGCTGCTCGAAATCGTCGAGGGCTGGAGGGACGTAGACGCGCCATTCTCGCGCGAGGCGCTCGACCAGCTCGTGCAGAACTACCCGGCCGCGCCGCGCGCGATCTTCGACACCTACCTCGCCGAGTTGACTGGCCAGCGCCGGGGAAACTGA
- a CDS encoding DUF1799 domain-containing protein: MAAFGLTLADVQPEPLSIWPENTATVEAFVHLGTQWRIGARGPIGLDYAAIPVVLQLLRVPPDDHADVFAGIRIMEHAALAEMNGG, from the coding sequence CTGGCGGCCTTCGGTCTCACGCTCGCCGACGTGCAGCCCGAGCCGCTCAGCATCTGGCCGGAGAACACAGCCACTGTGGAGGCATTTGTCCATCTGGGCACGCAGTGGCGCATCGGCGCCCGTGGGCCCATCGGCCTGGACTATGCGGCGATTCCGGTGGTGCTGCAGCTGCTGCGCGTGCCGCCAGACGATCACGCCGACGTGTTCGCCGGCATTCGCATCATGGAACACGCCGCGCTGGCGGAAATGAACGGAGGGTGA
- a CDS encoding phage tail tape measure protein translates to MAEAVGNAVVGKATLVVDADATGVKAGMGEARAAVVALESVTATSGKKSARNIQTIGEAATGAAGNMDAAAGRFLKSLERQADRAGKTAAEYAALRAEQLGVSQAAAQYIERMRVAEVANKAADTSTQNLGMSARQTAAAMRMVAPQMTDIVTQLAGGQSPLLVLTQQGGQLKDMFGGIGPAIRGVGGYVASLVTPTTLAATAAVALAFVWSTGAQEARGYTNALIMTGHYAGISSAQLNGMAEGVSRVIGTQHGAADVLTRLTATGRVASEQMSQVAVAAIAMERATGQSIDETVKDFVKLAEEPAKASVKLNEQYHYLTGAIYEQIAALERAGQTDEAAALAQKTYAAALADRAMEVRRNVGYMELAWIGLTDVAKKAWDAVAGIGRADTPADKLNGLYRAMAQQEKELAEARAKGYNTVQLEAALNANRAKLQQYNDTVVSDAKKAADQAAKQRAEDDRIAARTSIDALMKSVRSRQQIRDDDLKKFKADAEKAGLTAEEYAKGVAAINEKYKDKAQGARSEDAGTRMLEQLRKTGAALAAQQTVDEQLTAGQKARAEFEQQIADIKTRQTLTADQKSLLAHQDEIRAQLDLNVAAEQAIQKRKDETAELEKQRKLLEDARQQAEGMRVRIADAAQARSEQFGRQLDAFGLGQRANEELAAAKSIYREFGSMRTDWNKSMTKRGLAGSDLYKDGLAQINASEQEALQQLGAYYDALAAKQSDWKFGALSALADYRDAAANVAASAQQLFSNAFQSMEGAVAKFATTGKLDFRSFALSVIEDLARIQARAAISGLAQMGIGLLGSALSAGVGAFSGASTAAAGTGTVPVSGDLLYGGSMQAPSYGSGVFLSGARAGGGSVDAGGLYLVGEEGPELFKPSGSGSIVPNHALGGGDVTVNVIGAPSQPEVRQSTDGNGNKQIDLIFKEMDRRIDNRIQRATMQGGLLSR, encoded by the coding sequence ATGGCAGAAGCGGTCGGCAATGCCGTCGTCGGCAAGGCGACGCTCGTGGTCGATGCCGACGCCACGGGCGTCAAGGCGGGGATGGGCGAGGCGCGCGCGGCGGTTGTGGCGCTGGAGAGCGTTACGGCCACCTCGGGCAAGAAATCTGCGCGCAACATCCAGACAATCGGTGAGGCCGCCACCGGTGCCGCCGGCAACATGGACGCGGCCGCCGGCCGCTTCCTGAAGAGCCTGGAGCGGCAGGCGGACCGCGCTGGCAAGACGGCAGCGGAGTACGCTGCGCTGCGCGCCGAGCAGCTTGGCGTATCGCAGGCGGCCGCGCAGTACATCGAGCGGATGCGTGTCGCCGAGGTCGCCAACAAGGCGGCCGACACGTCCACGCAAAACCTCGGCATGTCGGCCCGCCAGACCGCCGCTGCGATGCGGATGGTGGCGCCGCAGATGACGGACATTGTGACGCAGTTGGCGGGCGGTCAGAGCCCCCTGCTGGTGCTCACGCAGCAGGGCGGCCAGCTCAAGGACATGTTCGGCGGCATCGGGCCGGCTATCCGGGGCGTGGGCGGCTATGTCGCGAGCCTGGTTACCCCGACCACGTTGGCCGCTACCGCTGCTGTAGCGCTGGCGTTTGTGTGGTCGACGGGCGCGCAGGAGGCGCGCGGCTATACGAACGCGCTCATCATGACCGGGCACTATGCCGGCATCTCGAGCGCTCAGCTGAACGGGATGGCGGAGGGTGTGTCGCGCGTCATCGGCACCCAGCATGGCGCGGCTGACGTGCTGACGCGGCTGACGGCCACCGGCCGGGTGGCCAGCGAGCAGATGAGCCAGGTTGCGGTTGCTGCAATCGCCATGGAGCGGGCGACCGGGCAATCGATCGACGAGACCGTCAAGGATTTCGTCAAGCTGGCTGAGGAACCGGCCAAAGCGTCGGTCAAGCTCAACGAGCAATACCACTACCTAACCGGCGCGATCTACGAACAGATTGCCGCGCTGGAGCGGGCCGGCCAGACCGACGAGGCGGCAGCGCTCGCGCAAAAGACCTACGCCGCCGCCTTGGCTGACCGCGCGATGGAGGTGCGCCGCAACGTCGGTTACATGGAGCTGGCATGGATCGGGTTGACCGATGTGGCCAAGAAGGCGTGGGATGCGGTCGCCGGCATCGGCCGCGCCGATACGCCGGCCGACAAGCTCAACGGCCTGTATCGCGCCATGGCGCAGCAGGAGAAAGAGCTCGCCGAGGCCCGGGCCAAGGGCTACAACACCGTTCAGCTGGAGGCAGCGCTCAACGCCAATCGCGCCAAGCTGCAGCAGTACAACGATACCGTCGTCAGCGACGCCAAGAAGGCGGCCGATCAGGCGGCCAAGCAGCGTGCCGAGGATGACCGGATCGCTGCGCGCACTTCGATCGATGCACTGATGAAGAGCGTGCGATCGCGCCAGCAGATCCGCGACGACGATCTCAAGAAGTTCAAGGCCGACGCGGAGAAAGCCGGCCTGACGGCGGAGGAGTACGCCAAGGGCGTCGCCGCCATCAACGAGAAATACAAGGACAAGGCGCAGGGGGCGCGCAGCGAGGACGCCGGTACTCGCATGCTCGAGCAGTTGCGCAAGACCGGCGCGGCGTTGGCCGCCCAACAGACGGTCGACGAACAGTTGACCGCCGGCCAGAAGGCGCGGGCCGAGTTCGAACAGCAGATCGCGGACATCAAGACCCGCCAGACGCTCACGGCGGACCAGAAAAGCCTGCTGGCGCACCAAGACGAGATCCGGGCGCAACTGGATCTGAATGTCGCGGCCGAGCAGGCGATCCAGAAGCGCAAGGACGAGACGGCCGAACTCGAGAAACAGCGCAAGCTGCTCGAGGACGCGCGTCAGCAGGCCGAAGGCATGCGCGTGCGCATCGCCGACGCCGCGCAGGCGCGCAGCGAGCAGTTCGGCCGCCAGCTCGATGCCTTCGGCCTGGGCCAGCGCGCCAACGAGGAATTGGCCGCCGCGAAGTCGATCTACCGCGAGTTCGGCTCGATGCGCACCGACTGGAACAAGTCGATGACGAAACGTGGCCTGGCCGGGTCCGATCTGTACAAGGACGGGCTCGCCCAGATCAACGCCAGCGAGCAGGAGGCGCTGCAGCAGCTGGGCGCCTATTACGACGCGCTGGCAGCCAAGCAGTCGGACTGGAAATTCGGCGCGCTGTCGGCGCTGGCCGACTACCGGGACGCCGCGGCCAACGTTGCCGCGTCGGCTCAACAGTTGTTCTCCAACGCCTTTCAGTCGATGGAGGGCGCCGTCGCCAAGTTCGCCACGACCGGCAAGCTGGATTTCCGCAGCTTCGCGCTGAGCGTGATCGAGGACCTGGCGCGCATTCAGGCGCGGGCCGCGATTTCCGGGCTGGCGCAGATGGGGATCGGCCTGCTCGGTAGTGCGCTGTCCGCTGGCGTTGGCGCGTTCTCCGGTGCGAGCACGGCGGCAGCCGGTACCGGAACGGTGCCGGTCTCTGGCGACCTGCTCTATGGCGGCAGCATGCAGGCGCCGAGCTACGGCAGCGGCGTGTTTCTGAGTGGCGCACGCGCTGGGGGCGGTTCCGTCGACGCGGGCGGCCTGTACCTGGTCGGCGAAGAGGGGCCCGAGCTGTTCAAGCCGAGCGGCTCGGGCTCGATCGTGCCGAACCACGCCCTGGGCGGCGGTGACGTGACCGTCAATGTGATCGGCGCGCCGAGTCAGCCGGAGGTGCGCCAGTCCACCGATGGCAACGGCAACAAGCAGATCGATCTGATCTTCAAAGAAATGGACCGCCGTATCGACAACCGCATCCAGCGCGCGACGATGCAGGGCGGTCTTCTGTCGCGGTAG
- a CDS encoding phage tail protein has product MAIETFTWRPVGSVQGSVKFLALSAQFGDGYQQVAKDGINNRTSSWPLRFVGGKARVQAIQAFIDRHAGAKSFYWTPPLGARGLFRIGEYTPAVEVGAVYSLSATFVEAFAP; this is encoded by the coding sequence GTGGCAATCGAAACATTCACCTGGCGGCCGGTTGGGTCGGTGCAGGGCAGCGTGAAATTCCTCGCGCTCAGTGCGCAGTTCGGAGATGGCTACCAGCAGGTGGCCAAAGACGGCATCAACAACCGTACCAGCAGCTGGCCGCTCCGATTCGTGGGCGGCAAGGCTCGGGTGCAGGCCATTCAGGCATTCATCGACCGGCACGCCGGCGCCAAGTCGTTTTACTGGACCCCGCCGCTCGGCGCGCGCGGGCTTTTTCGTATTGGCGAGTACACGCCGGCCGTCGAGGTGGGTGCCGTGTATTCGCTGTCTGCAACCTTTGTCGAGGCATTTGCGCCGTGA
- a CDS encoding phage tail protein codes for MAAIETFSNALASDVAAVRATADALSSDATSHTGSVAMFACKTPPAGWLKCNGAAVSRTTYERLFKLIGTTFGAGDGAATFNLPELRAEFPRGWDDGRGVDSGRAFGSSQAQALSSHQHKTAVGFDGSNLFGWCDGNATPIFGSEVQSGVLRVVGSVTQSGGAARIGYTDVTPMGVSGETRPRNVALLACIKY; via the coding sequence ATGGCCGCAATCGAGACATTTTCCAACGCGTTGGCGAGTGACGTGGCGGCGGTCCGGGCCACTGCCGATGCGCTGTCGTCCGATGCCACGTCGCACACGGGCAGTGTCGCCATGTTCGCCTGCAAGACGCCCCCGGCCGGCTGGCTCAAATGCAACGGCGCAGCGGTCTCTCGCACGACCTACGAACGGCTGTTCAAGCTGATCGGCACCACGTTCGGCGCTGGTGACGGGGCGGCGACGTTCAACCTCCCCGAGCTGCGCGCGGAATTCCCGCGCGGCTGGGACGACGGGCGCGGCGTCGATTCCGGGCGGGCGTTCGGCTCGTCGCAGGCCCAGGCGCTGAGCTCGCACCAGCACAAGACTGCGGTTGGTTTCGACGGCAGCAACTTGTTTGGCTGGTGCGATGGCAATGCCACGCCGATTTTTGGCTCCGAGGTGCAATCGGGCGTGCTGCGGGTTGTCGGGTCCGTAACGCAAAGCGGCGGTGCCGCCCGAATCGGTTACACGGACGTGACCCCGATGGGCGTGAGCGGTGAGACCCGCCCGCGCAACGTGGCGCTGCTCGCCTGCATCAAATACTGA
- a CDS encoding tail fiber assembly protein, with translation MRIHHYDHVTGEWLKLGTADDNPLEPDSPLIPAYATPADPPAVTDEAVALYLDANGAAARNWWEGAWHVRADFRGAPLYRTADGTVYDYSGAYQGIGPLPADLTQLARPTVAHIWDGAAWELDEALRASLHRADGLVERNMRMKQARRAIEPLQAAVDLADVTDAEAARLIAWRRYLVALNRVDLDADPVAWPVAPDA, from the coding sequence ATGCGCATCCATCACTACGATCACGTTACCGGCGAGTGGCTGAAGCTTGGCACCGCCGACGACAACCCTCTCGAACCGGATAGCCCCCTTATCCCGGCCTATGCGACCCCCGCGGATCCTCCGGCCGTTACCGACGAGGCCGTCGCGTTGTACCTGGACGCGAACGGCGCGGCGGCGCGCAACTGGTGGGAAGGGGCGTGGCACGTGCGGGCTGATTTCCGCGGCGCGCCGCTTTATCGCACCGCCGACGGCACGGTCTACGACTACAGCGGGGCGTACCAAGGCATTGGCCCGCTGCCGGCCGACCTGACGCAACTGGCCCGGCCGACCGTGGCGCATATCTGGGATGGCGCAGCCTGGGAGCTGGACGAGGCGTTGCGCGCCAGTCTGCACCGGGCCGATGGGCTGGTCGAGCGGAACATGCGCATGAAGCAAGCGCGGCGCGCGATTGAGCCGCTGCAGGCGGCGGTCGACCTGGCCGATGTCACCGACGCGGAGGCCGCGAGGCTCATCGCCTGGCGGCGCTACCTGGTTGCGCTGAACCGCGTGGACCTCGACGCGGATCCCGTCGCCTGGCCGGTGGCCCCTGACGCATGA
- a CDS encoding phage minor tail protein L, translated as MKITADIQRLEPGALVELFELDATAVGGDMRRFHGYAQVGSIWWAGNEYAPWPIEATGFERTGQGQQPAPRLAVGNVDGSISALCLYTDDLVGAKVRRRRTLGRFLDARNFPEGNPEADPAEELPVEVWFVEQKTAENETVEFELSSALDFNGVQLPRRQIVANVCGWLMVGGYRGPECGYTGAAMFDRDDNPVGDPSLDRCGGRLSSCKCRFGANEPLPIGAFPAADLIRT; from the coding sequence ATGAAGATCACCGCCGATATTCAGCGCCTCGAGCCGGGGGCGCTGGTCGAGCTGTTCGAGCTCGACGCAACAGCCGTGGGCGGCGACATGCGTCGCTTCCATGGATACGCGCAGGTTGGGTCCATCTGGTGGGCGGGCAACGAGTATGCCCCCTGGCCGATTGAGGCCACAGGGTTCGAGCGGACCGGGCAGGGCCAGCAGCCGGCGCCGCGGCTGGCCGTTGGCAATGTCGACGGCTCGATCTCGGCGCTATGTCTGTACACGGACGATCTCGTCGGCGCCAAGGTGCGCCGCCGCCGCACGCTGGGCCGGTTCCTCGATGCGCGCAATTTCCCCGAGGGCAACCCGGAGGCCGATCCAGCCGAAGAGCTGCCGGTCGAAGTGTGGTTCGTCGAGCAGAAGACTGCCGAGAATGAGACGGTGGAATTCGAGCTCTCCAGCGCGCTCGATTTCAACGGCGTGCAACTGCCCCGTCGCCAGATCGTCGCCAACGTCTGCGGGTGGCTGATGGTTGGCGGCTACCGCGGGCCGGAGTGCGGCTACACCGGCGCCGCAATGTTCGACCGCGACGACAACCCGGTGGGCGACCCGTCGCTCGACCGGTGCGGGGGCCGGCTGTCGTCGTGCAAATGCCGCTTCGGCGCGAACGAGCCCCTGCCGATCGGCGCGTTCCCCGCGGCGGACCTGATTCGGACCTGA
- a CDS encoding C40 family peptidase — MQQTTLDAARRHAAREHPREACGLVVVANGRERYVPCRNVAVGTEHFEMPAEDYAAAEDLGEVLAVVHSHPNTSAEPSEADRVACEASGLPWHVIAWPADDVRTIEPCGYRAPLVGRQFAHGILDCYSLVADWYDRERGIHLPDFERRDNWWAEGGDLYMQHYAEAGFRVVSQDTPELVGDVIVMQVRAPVPNHAAVYLGNGLMLHHLHGRLSSRDVYGGYWREITRCVLRHSAAI; from the coding sequence ATGCAACAGACAACACTCGACGCGGCGCGCAGGCACGCCGCGCGCGAACACCCGCGCGAAGCCTGCGGCCTGGTGGTGGTGGCCAACGGCCGCGAGCGCTACGTGCCATGCCGAAACGTGGCTGTCGGCACCGAGCATTTCGAGATGCCGGCCGAGGACTACGCGGCGGCCGAAGACCTGGGCGAAGTGCTGGCAGTCGTGCACAGCCACCCAAACACCAGCGCGGAGCCGAGCGAGGCCGATCGCGTGGCCTGCGAGGCGTCCGGGCTGCCCTGGCACGTCATCGCATGGCCGGCCGACGACGTACGCACGATTGAGCCCTGCGGCTACCGGGCGCCGCTGGTGGGCCGGCAGTTCGCGCACGGCATCCTCGACTGCTATTCGCTGGTGGCCGACTGGTACGACCGTGAGCGAGGCATCCACCTGCCGGATTTCGAGCGCCGTGACAACTGGTGGGCCGAGGGCGGCGATCTGTACATGCAGCACTACGCCGAGGCCGGATTCCGGGTCGTGTCGCAGGACACGCCGGAGCTCGTGGGCGACGTGATTGTTATGCAGGTGCGCGCACCGGTGCCGAACCACGCGGCGGTGTATCTGGGCAATGGGCTGATGCTGCACCATCTGCACGGCCGCCTGTCGTCGCGTGACGTGTATGGCGGCTACTGGCGCGAGATCACGCGCTGCGTGTTGAGGCATAGCGCTGCGATATGA
- a CDS encoding tail assembly protein, protein MTERIRVVRLYGRLGARFGRVFHLAVRSPAEAVRALCVQVPGLRRELATSHERGIRYACFVGRRNIGEAELELPPGRDDIRIAPVLAGAKQSGLFQTILGAAILAVAYFNPGGFLTGPMVTAAYGMGASMALGGVVQMLSPQQTGLSVRDSPDNGASYNFNGPVNTSAQGNPVPHLYGEMVVGSAVISAGIYAEDQV, encoded by the coding sequence ATGACTGAAAGAATTCGTGTTGTCCGTCTGTATGGGCGTCTTGGGGCCCGCTTCGGGCGCGTGTTTCACCTGGCGGTGCGTAGCCCAGCCGAAGCGGTGAGAGCGCTGTGTGTGCAGGTGCCGGGCCTTCGCCGCGAGCTGGCGACAAGTCATGAGCGCGGGATCCGCTATGCCTGCTTCGTCGGGCGCCGCAACATCGGCGAGGCGGAGCTCGAATTGCCGCCTGGCAGGGACGACATCCGCATTGCGCCGGTGCTGGCGGGCGCCAAGCAGTCGGGTCTGTTTCAGACCATTCTCGGCGCGGCGATTCTCGCGGTCGCCTATTTCAATCCCGGCGGTTTTCTGACCGGGCCAATGGTGACAGCGGCATACGGCATGGGCGCCTCCATGGCGCTGGGCGGCGTGGTGCAGATGCTATCTCCGCAGCAGACCGGCTTATCGGTCCGGGACAGCCCGGACAACGGCGCTTCCTACAACTTCAATGGGCCCGTGAACACCAGCGCGCAAGGCAACCCGGTGCCGCACCTCTATGGCGAGATGGTGGTCGGTTCGGCGGTGATCTCGGCCGGGATCTACGCCGAGGATCAGGTGTAG
- a CDS encoding type II toxin-antitoxin system HicB family antitoxin yields the protein MINVMNIGGHKAVIAYDPDIEMFRGEFVGLNGGADFYAADVPGLHREGELSLRVFLDECARRGVEPQKHFSGRFVLRVEGKVHEAAVIAAAARGVSLNQWATDVLEQAAEVA from the coding sequence ATGATCAACGTCATGAACATCGGCGGCCATAAGGCTGTCATCGCCTACGACCCAGATATCGAAATGTTCCGTGGGGAGTTTGTTGGCCTGAACGGTGGCGCCGATTTCTACGCTGCCGATGTGCCCGGCCTGCACCGCGAAGGCGAGTTGTCGCTGCGTGTGTTTTTGGACGAGTGCGCACGGCGTGGCGTTGAACCGCAAAAGCACTTTTCCGGCAGGTTCGTCCTGCGCGTGGAGGGCAAAGTGCATGAGGCCGCCGTCATTGCCGCCGCCGCGCGAGGCGTAAGCCTCAATCAGTGGGCAACCGATGTGCTAGAACAAGCCGCCGAGGTAGCTTAA
- a CDS encoding type II toxin-antitoxin system HicA family toxin, producing the protein MKTKHQKTLELIFSRPTPASVKWADAVALMKELGAELEEREGSRIAVFLFGQVKVMHRPHPSPDIDKGAVASMRKWFEENGVKP; encoded by the coding sequence ATGAAAACCAAACACCAGAAGACGCTGGAACTGATCTTTTCCCGCCCTACGCCAGCGAGCGTTAAGTGGGCCGATGCCGTCGCGCTCATGAAAGAGTTGGGAGCAGAGTTGGAGGAGCGCGAAGGTTCCCGCATAGCCGTCTTTCTGTTTGGTCAAGTGAAAGTGATGCATAGACCACATCCATCGCCCGATATAGACAAGGGCGCTGTGGCGTCGATGCGTAAGTGGTTCGAGGAAAACGGAGTCAAACCATGA